The genomic region ATTACTTGCCATAAGATTTTGGAATTGCTTATGAGCTTGTTTTAGTGATTGCTCCCGTTGAGCGATGCGATTTTTGTAATTCTGGCGAATTGCTTGCATCCGAGTCACTTGACTAGGGGAGAGGTTGAGAGCCTTAAATATTTCTTGCTCTTTATGTCCCATTCTCCCTGCTATCATAGGCTGAGCCTCTGTGAGAGCCGGAAAAGATAAACTTCCAGCAGAAAATGCCGGAATTAAGAATAATCCTAATAAATAAAGTTTATTAAATTTCATTTTCGTAACTTTTAGCGTTTATACGTAGTTAATTGGGTAGAGGAAACATCATAATCTGTAGTTGGGTGAGAATCGAGCAATTCATCCGCTAAGACGGTGGTTGAAGTGCTACTAGTATCTTGAATCGTGGGTTCTTGAGACACAGCTTCCCAGTTTTCCGTCCAAAATTCCTCTACTTCTGCTGTTTCTACAGGTGCAGTTAGGGGAATGAAGAATTGAGTACCTACCCAAGTTAAGACAGAACCTACCGCTATAGCAGAAGGGACAATCCATAAATATCTTCGGGAACGACTGAGACGGGGACAAGTAGCTACAGCTTGCATAATGCGCGCTTCTAGATCTGGTGCTGAGGGTGGAGAGACACCTTGATGTTGGCGCAAAAATTTGAGTAAAGTGAGGTCATCTTCGCGATCGCTCATAACTCTAGTCCTTGTTGCTTGAGATAGTCTCGCATATAACTGCGGGCGTGATATAGCCGCGATTTCACTGTTCCGACAGGAATACCCAAAATTTCGGCAATTTCTTTTTGGGGTCTTTCTTCTAAGTCGTGCAATACTAAGACACAACGGTGATCGAAACTCAGGGTTTGGAGCGATCGCTGCACTAAGTCTTGGTAGTGCATATCTTCAATTTGGGAGGAAAGGGATATAACTTGCAGGTTTTGACTCAATGCCTGTTTTTGAGTATAAAGCTGGTGCCACCTGCGTTGTTCGTCCGTAGCTACATTCCACGTAATGCGATATAACCAAGTGGAAAAATGGGTGGTTTGACGCAGACGCGGTAATCCTTTCCATACCCTGATGAAAACTTCCTGTACCAGATCGTCCAAGTTGGAATTAGTCCCAAATCGGTAAAGGGTGGATCTGACTTTTTGCTGATAGCGTTTATATAGCAGACTAAAGCTGTGCTTATCTCCCTGTAAGCAGCGTTTAATCAGACAGCTATCCGTAATTTGAGGATCTAGCTCCTCAGCAGGTAATGATTGCTCCGACAAGGTTGACACGAATTCCCTTAGCCTTTTGGTGCAAAAGCGTTCACTTTATATAGACGATAACAAATTAAAAACGGTTCAATCTCTTTTCTTTTGGGAGGAGCCTATAGCAAAAGTCAGAAGTCAGAAGTCAGTCGTACAGACGTAGCAGTGCTACGTCTGTACAGAAGTCAGAAGTTAAAACCAGTGGCTTCAATGGTTCCAGTCTTCTAGAGTCTCCTAACCTTGATGCGTACTGCTATATCAAGTTAATCTGTATGGCGATCGCATTAGGTTTTAAAACCAATAGGCTGAATCAGCCGTATATATTAAGTAAGGTAATCACAACTTAGCTTGAGAGTTCATTCCCCAAAATGAGCAAAAAGCTGACAGTTTTTGGTCTACAAGGTGAGTAGGAGGCTCTTACATAATTAATAGATAGCGATCGCTCCTATCCCTTAAAGTTTGGCGATCGCCCTTCATGTGTGGTAGGACAAAAGCAGTAAATTATGCTGAAGGAACCTGTTATTAACCGCTTGGATGCCCGCAAAAAAAGGATTATTAGCTATATTATGATGGGTTTTTCCCTAGCTATACTCATTATTTCGGCTAAATACCTGAACCTCCCCGAAATTCTCAGAAATTTGCTCAGGTGGGTCGATAGCCTAGGTAACTGGGGTCCAATCGCTTTTATTATCATCTACAATCTTGCCACCATTTTATTCATTCCTGGCTCAATTTTGACGTTGGGAGGAGGGGTGATTTATGGGGTGCTATGGGGTTCAATTTATGTGTCCATTTCTGCGATTATAGGGGCGATTGTCGCTTTTACGATTGGGCGCTATATTTCTAGGGATTGGGTAGCTAAGCAAATGGCTCAACACCCTAAATTCAAAGCGATTGAAGAAGCCGTAAGTCGCTCTGGGATTAAAATAGTCTTATTGACTCGTTTATGCCCCATATTTCCGTTTAATTTACTAAACTACGCTTTTGGAGTCACTCAAGTTTCATTGAGAGACTATGTTTTAGGTTCTTTGGGGATGATTCCAGGAACGGTAATGTATGTTTATTTGGGTTCAATTGTGGGCGATTTAGCAATGCTTGACACTCCTGGAATGATGTCAACTAATCCTCAAACGGAAATGATGAAATGGGTAATTAATATTATTAGTGTGGCGATGACTATCGCTGTTACTGTTTATTTAGCTAAAATTGCGCGTCAGGCTCTTGAACAAGAGGTAAAGTAAGTCAACAGTAGAAAAATACATGAGCAAACGCCACTAAAATAGAGATATATATCCCTATTGCTGCGATCGCATCATTTGCAGATCGAATACCTGTATGCTTTCCCTCTCTCCGACCTTACAAGCAAGACTCTCTACACCTTTAAAGATTGGCCATTTTGAGGTCAATAGCCGCGTGTTGCAATCTCCCTTATCAGGAGTCACCGATCTGGTATTTCGTCGCTTGGTACGCCGCTACGCCCCCGATTCGATGATGTATACCGAAATGGTGAACGCCACGGGGTTGCACTATGTCAAAGATTTACCCAAACTGATGGAGGTAGATCCCAATGAAAGACCAATTAGCATTCAATTATTTGACTGTCGCCCCGATTTTCTGGCAGAAGCAGCCCAAAAAGCCGTAGCAGAGGGTGCAGATACGGTGGATATCAATATGGGGTGTCCGGTTAACAAAATCACCAAAAATGGCGGTGGATCGGCTTTATTGAGGGAACCAGACACCGCAGAGGCGATCGTGCGATCTGTTGTCGAAGCAGTGAATGTCCCTGTAACAGTTAAAACCCGCATTGGTTGGAATGACAACGAAATCACGATCCTGGAATTCGCCAAACGGATGGAAGATGCTGGCGCGCAGATGATTACAGTCCACGGACGGACTCGCGCTCAAGGTTATAATGGTTTAGCCAGATGGGAATGGATTCGCAAAGTTAAGGAAATTCTCTCGATTCCGGTGATTGGCAATGGGGATATTTTCTCGGTAGAAGCTGCAATTCGGTGCTTAGAAGAAACTGGTGCGGATGGGGTGATGTGTTCTCGCGGAACTCTGGGATATCCTTTTTTAGTCGGTGAAGTAGATTACTTTTTGAAAACAGGTATCGTTAAGACTCCACCTACACCCATTGAAAGATTAGAATGCGCTCAGGAACATTTGAGAGCCTTGTGGGAGTATAAAGGCGATCGCGGAGTGCGTCAAGCACGCAAACACATGACTTGGTACGCTAAAGGATTCCCAGGCGCGGGAGAATTGCGCGGACAATTGAGTACTATTAATAGTGTCAATGAAGGAATCGAGTACATCGATCGCGCCATCGAAAATGTAGCTAACTCCTGTTGGGAAAAGTCGGAATCTGACGTGAGCGATCGCCAATTTTAGGCGGCGACTCAAAATCGTCAATTGACGATTTCTGCTGCAAGAAAACAATCTTCCTGAAGCCTGAAATGCCCATTTCACAATCAAAACAGGGGTGTAATATTAGTACAAGTGGTCACCTTAACAGCGATCGCCCTGCATCAGTTCTGGATTTGTCCTGCTTTCCAAATACCTTCTAAGCGATCGCCGTTGGCATAAATATAAACTCCCTTACCTTCTTTATCGCCGTTTTGAAATTCCCCTTCATAGCGATCGCCATTGGCATAAACGCATTTAGCCGTACCGCTTAACTGTCCGCTTTTGAACTGTCCTTCGCAGCGATCGCCGTTAGCAAAAGTGTAAATTCCTTGACCGTTGAACTTACCGTCGCCAAATTCACCTTCATACTTGTTGCGATCGGCAAAGGTGTAAATTCCTTTGCCATTTGGCTTGCCATTAGCAAATCCGCCTTCATAGCGATTCCCGTTAGCAAATTTTCTGACCCCAGTCCCTTGAAACTGACCGTTGGCGAATTGACCTTTATAAGTTCCATCTTTAGCAAAGGTAAATTCTCCAGTACCTGACGGCTGAGAGTTGTTAAATTCTCCCTTATAGCTGTTACCGTTGGTATAAGTACACACTCCAGTGCCGTTTAACTGTCCTTCAGTCACAATTCCGCTACATTTGTCTCCATTAGAACGAATAAAGCTGCCTTTGCCTTGAGGATTGCCGTTTTGGAATTCCCCTTCATAGCGTCCGCCATTTGCCGAAATATAAGCGCCTGTTCCGTGAGGTTGACCTTTGAGAAATTGTCCTTCATAGCGATCGCCATCTGCATAGGTTTCGACACCTTTGCCTTCCATACTATCGTCCTTAAACTCTCCCTGGTAGCGAGTTTTGTCTGCAAAAGTATAGATGCCGATTCCTTGTTTTTTACCAGCTAGGAAATTGCCCTCATAGCGATCGCCATTTTTATAGTTGCACTTACCTTGACCGTTGAGCAAACCGTCTTTAATAGTACCTTCACACTTACTGCCATCAGATAAAGTTATCGTTGCTGCTTGGGCAATTTGAGGATAAGCCGTCAAGAAAGTTATTTCTAAAGTAGCAGTCAGTAATAAAACGGTTTTAGATCTTAAATTGGCAAATATCATGACAAAAATTCCTTGTTTAATTATTTAAAGTAGGGGCGCAACGCGTTGCGCCCCTACAAAGGATTAAAATGTAGCAATAATTTAGTGATTTGGTATTAGTTCAACTCAGCCATCTTTATCCCCCAGAAAACCTAAAATTGATTTTCAAAGTGCCTCTTCTACCTGGAGGAGTGAACTCCATCCTCATTGCCATTTTTACGGCTGCGTCATCTATCTTGGAGTTACCGCTACTATCAAGGATAGATACTCCAAGTGGTTTACCTTCTGCTGTCACCTCAATCCGCACTACGGGAAACTTTTGATTTTTAGCCAATTTACCCTGGTATTTTGGGCGACAATTGCGAGTACATTGCACGCTTGCTGAATCGAGTTCTCCTCCTGAGTTATTTCCACCTCCATTACCAGGGGGCGCGTTATTAGCAGCTATATTCCCTGGATCGTCACCATTGCCA from Merismopedia glauca CCAP 1448/3 harbors:
- a CDS encoding sigma-70 family RNA polymerase sigma factor — encoded protein: MSTLSEQSLPAEELDPQITDSCLIKRCLQGDKHSFSLLYKRYQQKVRSTLYRFGTNSNLDDLVQEVFIRVWKGLPRLRQTTHFSTWLYRITWNVATDEQRRWHQLYTQKQALSQNLQVISLSSQIEDMHYQDLVQRSLQTLSFDHRCVLVLHDLEERPQKEIAEILGIPVGTVKSRLYHARSYMRDYLKQQGLEL
- a CDS encoding TVP38/TMEM64 family protein, whose amino-acid sequence is MLKEPVINRLDARKKRIISYIMMGFSLAILIISAKYLNLPEILRNLLRWVDSLGNWGPIAFIIIYNLATILFIPGSILTLGGGVIYGVLWGSIYVSISAIIGAIVAFTIGRYISRDWVAKQMAQHPKFKAIEEAVSRSGIKIVLLTRLCPIFPFNLLNYAFGVTQVSLRDYVLGSLGMIPGTVMYVYLGSIVGDLAMLDTPGMMSTNPQTEMMKWVINIISVAMTIAVTVYLAKIARQALEQEVK
- a CDS encoding energy transducer TonB family protein, coding for GNESNGGNDNPGNVGGNRTIARNNSGGGAVQRSGGDRSFRGNLGGGNPNNSGNESNGGDENPGNVGGNRTIARNNSGGGSVQRSGGDRSFRGNLGGGNLNGGGESNSNSGNGDDPGNIAANNAPPGNGGGNNSGGELDSASVQCTRNCRPKYQGKLAKNQKFPVVRIEVTAEGKPLGVSILDSSGNSKIDDAAVKMAMRMEFTPPGRRGTLKINFRFSGG
- the dusB gene encoding tRNA dihydrouridine synthase DusB, with the protein product MLSLSPTLQARLSTPLKIGHFEVNSRVLQSPLSGVTDLVFRRLVRRYAPDSMMYTEMVNATGLHYVKDLPKLMEVDPNERPISIQLFDCRPDFLAEAAQKAVAEGADTVDINMGCPVNKITKNGGGSALLREPDTAEAIVRSVVEAVNVPVTVKTRIGWNDNEITILEFAKRMEDAGAQMITVHGRTRAQGYNGLARWEWIRKVKEILSIPVIGNGDIFSVEAAIRCLEETGADGVMCSRGTLGYPFLVGEVDYFLKTGIVKTPPTPIERLECAQEHLRALWEYKGDRGVRQARKHMTWYAKGFPGAGELRGQLSTINSVNEGIEYIDRAIENVANSCWEKSESDVSDRQF
- a CDS encoding MORN repeat-containing protein, whose amino-acid sequence is MIFANLRSKTVLLLTATLEITFLTAYPQIAQAATITLSDGSKCEGTIKDGLLNGQGKCNYKNGDRYEGNFLAGKKQGIGIYTFADKTRYQGEFKDDSMEGKGVETYADGDRYEGQFLKGQPHGTGAYISANGGRYEGEFQNGNPQGKGSFIRSNGDKCSGIVTEGQLNGTGVCTYTNGNSYKGEFNNSQPSGTGEFTFAKDGTYKGQFANGQFQGTGVRKFANGNRYEGGFANGKPNGKGIYTFADRNKYEGEFGDGKFNGQGIYTFANGDRCEGQFKSGQLSGTAKCVYANGDRYEGEFQNGDKEGKGVYIYANGDRLEGIWKAGQIQN
- a CDS encoding Spy/CpxP family protein refolding chaperone → MKFNKLYLLGLFLIPAFSAGSLSFPALTEAQPMIAGRMGHKEQEIFKALNLSPSQVTRMQAIRQNYKNRIAQREQSLKQAHKQFQNLMASNASAGQIRAKHNQVQDLQNQIGDLRLESLLEMREVLTPSQRQKLAQIMAKKRSIRPHR